Proteins found in one Erythrobacter sp. KY5 genomic segment:
- a CDS encoding DUF4345 family protein produces the protein MILALKVLLTLGGGLLVFMGFGFFTDPVSSAADFGIDVEGAHGLTSIRADMTAFFGVSGACFIWGAWANRSDPLIIGAALMFVTLATRLVALGAYGAFEGYILPMLVEALLGIFGIVGARILPKTTRG, from the coding sequence ATGATTTTAGCGCTCAAGGTGCTTTTGACGCTCGGCGGGGGATTGCTGGTATTCATGGGGTTCGGCTTCTTCACCGATCCAGTGAGCTCGGCTGCGGATTTCGGGATCGATGTCGAAGGCGCGCATGGCCTCACCTCGATACGCGCCGACATGACCGCCTTTTTCGGAGTGTCGGGCGCGTGTTTCATCTGGGGCGCGTGGGCCAATCGCAGCGATCCCCTGATCATTGGTGCGGCTTTGATGTTCGTCACCCTGGCAACGCGGCTCGTCGCGCTTGGCGCTTATGGCGCATTTGAGGGTTACATCCTGCCGATGTTGGTCGAGGCTTTGCTCGGCATTTTCGGCATCGTCGGCGCGCGAATTTTGCCGAAGACCACCAGAGGCTAG
- a CDS encoding class I SAM-dependent methyltransferase, with the protein MSENTNDHANDAGNETVSFGYENVSPEEKTRRVGEVFTSVAKKYDIMNDAMSIGMHRGWKDRFVKRVKPQPGEQILDMAGGTGDIAFRMADRGANITVADINQDMLDVGAERAMEREQSDETGSLVFTQQNAEEVSFASSSFDAYTIVFGIRNVTYKDKALAEAYRVLRPGGRFYCMEFSTTEWSGFKEIYDVYSDLLLPRMGQMIAGDADSYRYLVESIRKFPKMAEFENMIRAAGFTNTKVESILGGAVAIHSGWKI; encoded by the coding sequence ATGAGTGAGAACACCAACGACCATGCGAACGACGCAGGAAACGAAACCGTCTCCTTCGGCTATGAGAATGTAAGTCCGGAAGAAAAGACCCGGCGCGTGGGCGAGGTCTTCACCAGCGTCGCGAAGAAATACGACATCATGAACGATGCGATGTCGATCGGAATGCATCGCGGGTGGAAGGACCGCTTCGTCAAGCGTGTAAAGCCGCAGCCGGGCGAGCAGATCCTCGACATGGCAGGCGGCACGGGTGACATCGCCTTTCGCATGGCCGATCGCGGCGCGAACATCACGGTTGCCGACATCAATCAGGACATGCTCGACGTCGGCGCAGAGCGCGCGATGGAGCGCGAGCAGAGCGATGAGACCGGAAGCCTGGTCTTTACTCAGCAGAATGCCGAAGAGGTCAGTTTCGCAAGCAGCAGCTTCGATGCCTACACCATCGTGTTCGGCATTCGGAACGTGACCTACAAGGACAAGGCGCTGGCGGAAGCTTACCGCGTGCTTCGACCTGGAGGGCGGTTTTACTGCATGGAGTTTTCGACCACCGAATGGTCTGGCTTCAAGGAGATCTACGACGTCTATTCCGATCTGCTGCTCCCGCGCATGGGGCAGATGATCGCAGGCGACGCCGACAGCTATCGCTATCTGGTCGAATCAATTCGCAAATTCCCCAAGATGGCCGAGTTCGAAAACATGATTCGCGCAGCAGGCTTCACCAACACCAAGGTCGAAAGCATCCTGGGCGGTGCGGTCGCCATTCATTCGGGCTGGAAAATCTAA
- the ubiB gene encoding 2-polyprenylphenol 6-hydroxylase translates to MTTPATHLFRLARWGITLARRRALVGVEDDPNAPSTVRRLARLARLATLTGKHGPRDYAGAFRAIGPAAIKLGQSLATRPDLVGEEAAHNLLSLQDSLPPVPFAKIEEQIAATFEQPIDGLFTEIDPVPVGAASIAQVHRATTTDGRKVAVKVLRPGIREKFARDIQTYEWAAAHVEAMGGEAERLRPRLTIANFKRWTNSELDLRREAASASELAEEMAGIGGYRIPAIDWDRTNGRVLTIEWVEGIKISNRDQLIAAGHDLEALAEKLVISFLTQAISAGFFHADMHQGNLFVEEDGTIVAIDFGIMGRIDRRARQWLAEILYGLTTGNYQRVAEIHFEAQYVPSYHSVGEFATALRAVGEPMRGKPVKELSVGQMLDGLFAITRDFDMQTQPHLLLLQKTMVMVEGIATQLNPEINMWDTAAPYVRSWIRDELGPEAAIADRIKEDTETLFRLPGLVRRLEEKFPPKGGAPEPPPLPEIRLMTERKERSGGGLLGYFVAGLAGAGAVYGAMLAGLL, encoded by the coding sequence ATGACCACGCCTGCCACGCATCTTTTCCGCCTTGCGCGATGGGGCATCACGCTCGCACGCCGCCGCGCGCTCGTCGGGGTCGAGGACGATCCCAACGCGCCTTCGACGGTGCGCCGGCTTGCCCGGCTCGCCCGGCTCGCGACGCTGACCGGGAAACACGGCCCGCGCGATTATGCCGGTGCCTTTCGCGCTATCGGACCTGCCGCGATCAAGCTTGGCCAATCGCTGGCCACGCGGCCCGATCTGGTGGGGGAAGAAGCCGCGCACAATCTCCTTAGCCTTCAGGACAGCCTGCCTCCCGTTCCCTTCGCCAAGATCGAAGAGCAGATCGCTGCAACCTTCGAGCAGCCGATCGACGGCCTCTTTACAGAGATTGACCCGGTTCCAGTGGGGGCTGCTTCCATCGCGCAGGTCCACCGCGCCACCACGACCGACGGTCGCAAGGTCGCGGTCAAGGTGCTGCGCCCCGGCATTCGCGAGAAGTTTGCGCGCGACATCCAGACCTATGAATGGGCAGCCGCTCATGTTGAAGCAATGGGCGGAGAGGCCGAGCGCCTGCGACCCCGGCTTACCATTGCGAACTTCAAACGCTGGACCAACTCCGAACTCGACCTTCGCCGCGAAGCTGCCTCAGCCTCCGAGCTTGCCGAGGAGATGGCAGGTATAGGCGGCTACCGCATCCCTGCGATCGACTGGGACCGGACCAATGGCCGGGTGCTGACGATCGAGTGGGTCGAAGGCATCAAGATTTCCAATCGCGACCAATTGATCGCGGCCGGGCACGATCTTGAGGCCTTGGCCGAAAAGCTCGTCATCAGCTTTCTCACACAGGCGATCAGCGCCGGGTTCTTCCATGCCGACATGCACCAGGGGAACCTGTTCGTCGAAGAGGACGGCACGATTGTCGCGATCGACTTTGGCATCATGGGCCGGATCGACCGCCGCGCTCGCCAATGGCTTGCCGAAATCCTCTATGGCCTCACGACCGGCAATTATCAACGCGTCGCCGAGATCCATTTCGAGGCGCAATATGTGCCGAGCTACCATTCGGTCGGCGAGTTTGCGACCGCTCTGCGCGCCGTGGGCGAACCGATGCGCGGCAAGCCGGTCAAGGAACTGAGCGTCGGCCAGATGCTCGATGGGCTGTTCGCGATCACGCGCGATTTCGATATGCAGACCCAGCCGCATTTGCTGCTGCTGCAAAAGACCATGGTAATGGTCGAGGGGATCGCCACTCAGCTCAATCCCGAAATCAATATGTGGGACACCGCAGCGCCTTACGTGCGCAGCTGGATCCGCGACGAGCTGGGGCCGGAAGCCGCAATTGCCGACCGGATCAAGGAAGACACCGAAACGCTCTTCCGCCTGCCGGGCCTGGTCAGGCGGCTTGAGGAGAAGTTCCCCCCCAAGGGCGGCGCACCCGAACCCCCGCCGCTCCCCGAAATTCGCCTCATGACCGAACGCAAGGAACGCTCGGGCGGAGGCCTGCTTGGCTACTTTGTTGCAGGGCTGGCGGGGGCAGGCGCTGTATACGGCGCGATGCTCGCCGGGCTGCTCTAG